The Papaver somniferum cultivar HN1 chromosome 3, ASM357369v1, whole genome shotgun sequence genome includes a region encoding these proteins:
- the LOC113355846 gene encoding receptor-like serine/threonine-protein kinase At3g01300 produces MKANNMEKNCGCWSALAKGITGNCKSSVSRDSINALPRTSLVYDTATETRYLNASNRELLASHDTMLSTENPDLLKKDIRQLLQFSFQELKSATGNFRPDSILGEGGFGYVFKGWIEENGTAPAKPGTGLTVAVKSLKQDALQGHREWVAEVDFLGQLHHPNLVKLIGYCIEDDQRLLVYEFMTRGSLENHLFRRSLPLPWSSRIKVALGAAKGLAFLHAGSEPVIYRDFKTSNILLDSDYNAKLSDFGLAKAGPQGDKTHVSTRVVGTYGYAAPEYVMTGHLTSKSDVYGFGVVLLEMLTGRRSMDKNRPSGEQNLVAWAKPYLADKRKHYQLVDPRLELDYSIKGVAKVAQIAYYCLSRDSKVRPSMDEVVKCLTPLQDLNDLAILSYHSRSAQHARRKKKSDGNWQLNYTQSRVVRQSPLTTGKQQ; encoded by the exons ATGAAAGCAAATAACATGGAGAAGAATTGTGGGTGTTGGTCAGCACTTGCTAAAGGGATAACAGGAAATTGCAAATCCTCTGTTTCAAGAGATTCCATTAATGCACTCCCTAGAACTAGTCTTGTTTATGATACAG CTACGGAGACACGATATCTAAATGCAAGCAACCGGGAGCTGTTAGCGTCACATGACACGATGCTTTCCACTGAAAATCCAGATCTGCTAAAGAAAGATATCCGTCAATTGCTACAATTTAGTTTTCAGGAGCTCAAATCGGCGACTGGAAATTTTAGACCTGATAGTATACTAGGGGAAGGTGGATTTGGGTATGTTTTCAAGGGATGGATTGAGGAGAATGGAACTGCCCCAGCAAAACCTGGCACAGGTCTCACGGTTGCTGTCAAAAGCCTTAAGCAAGATGCTCTTCAAGGCCATAGAGAATGGGTG GCCGAGGTTGACTTTCTTGGACAGCTTCATCATCCTAACCTCGTCAAGCTTATTGGATACTGCATTGAAGATGATCAGCGGCTACTTGTGTATGAATTCATGACTCGGGGAAGTCTTGAAAACCATCTATTCAGAA GATCTCTACCACTTCCATGGTCAAGCAGAATTAAGGTTGCACTTGGTGCAGCTAAAGGATTAGCGTTTCTACATGCAGGTTCTGAGCCTGTCATTTATAGAGatttcaaaacatcaaacatttTACTTGATTCG GATTATAACGCGAAGCTTTCAGATTTTGGTTTGGCAAAGGCCGGTCCCCAAGGTGACAAAACACATGTTTCTACTAGGGTCGTTGGCACTTATGGTTATGCTGCACCAGAGTATGTAATGACAG GCCATCTGACATCGAAGAGTGATGTCTATGGATTTGGTGTTGTGTTACTCGAGATGTTAACTGGTCGAAGATCAATGGACAAGAACCGACCTAGTGGAGAGCAAAACTTAGTTGCTTGGGCAAAGCCATATTTAGCTGACAAACGTAAACATTACCAGTTAGTTGATCCTCGATTAGAACTCGATTACTCCATTAAAGGTGTAGCTAAGGTAGCTCAGATAGCTTACTATTGCCTCAGCAGAGACTCGAAAGTCCGCCCTTCAATGGATGAAGTTGTCAAGTGTCTCACTCCACTGCAAGACCTTAACGACCTCGcaatcttatcttatcattcacGTTCAGCTCAACATGCTCGGCGGAAAAAGAAATCAGATGGGAATTGGCAGCTGAATTATACCCAATCCAGAGTCGTCAGGCAGTCGCCATTGACTACTGGTAAGCAGCAATGA